One genomic segment of Hordeum vulgare subsp. vulgare chromosome 2H, MorexV3_pseudomolecules_assembly, whole genome shotgun sequence includes these proteins:
- the LOC123430818 gene encoding FCS-Like Zinc finger 2-like, whose product MAASAPCCFFFDAEPLGEPGMPALDACALCTKPLARDSDIFMYRGDTPFCSEECRDEQMQLDAICSRQAARRQQRFSSGSDARRWHQESGKVPVAS is encoded by the coding sequence ATGGCGGCTTCAGCACCCTGCTGCTTCTTCTTCGACGCGGAGCCGCTCGGCGAGCCCGGCATGCCGGCGCTGGACGCGTGCGCGCTCTGCACCAAGCCACTGGCGCGCGACAGCGACATATTCATGTACAGAGGGGACACGCCCTTCTGCAGCGAGGAGTGCCGCGACGAGCAGATGCAGCTCGACGCTATCTGCTCCAGGCAGGCCGCCCGGAGGCAGCAGCGGTTCTCGTCGGGCTCGGATGCCCGGCGCTGGCATCAAGAGTCCGGGAAGGTGCCCGTCGCCAGCTAG